The following is a genomic window from Nitrospira sp. CR1.1.
ACGAGTCATAGATCAGTTGGGAGCCAGCCCGGCCTGCTCGGGGCAGCCACTGCGTTCACTATGCCCTGACAGTCACCCAGAAGCCAACAGTCCGATTGGCGGACGGCCTATCAATCGCCGTCTCACTCTACAAGTCTGAGAGCGACTCGCTGGGATACGTCCTGCCCCCTCGTTTGGACAGCTCAGTCCCCACCTTGTGCAATTGTCGTCGCGACGCAGTCCGGGTAGTCTGCCTGCACACTGCAACGACAGCCTCAAGGACAAGAAAGCCCGAATGATACACGAGCCGTCCGTCGTCAACTCCCCACAGTCACCAGATCAGCAATCGCGCACATCCCCCACAGCGCAGTTGTCTTCGGGGGGCGTACTTTCACGCCTAGTCGCCCTGTTCGTGAATCCCTCACAGTTCTTTGCCTCGTTTCACGAGCTCGCCCGTCCCCCCCTCCTGCTCTTGGCGACGCTCTGTCTCGGGATCGCCTCCATGGTGGATCGCATTGAGCAGCACTTGCTTCGGGCGGAGATGGGGGAGGCCGTCTCCGGATGGGCTGAGCTCAGTCCCTGGCTGCTGCATTCCTGGAGCACGCTCTGGGTGGTGCTCGTGGTGCTAGGGGCGGTCAACGTGCCCTTGTTCTGGTACCTCGGTGGTTGGTGGTATCGTCTCCGCCTCAAGTGGTCTGGTGCCACGGCGCTGGATCCCCTCCGGCCACGACTCCTCTTCGTCTATTCCTCCCTCGTGTATGCCCTCCCGGTGGTTCTGGTCATGCTGGGTGAGACCCTCCTCTTTCCCAATTACCGCCTAGCGAGAGACGCGGAGGGGAGTTGGACGCTCATCTTCGTGGTGCTGTCCTTCTGGTCCGTGGTGGTGAGTTACTGGGGCGCAACCCGTACTTTCACCCTCGCGCGGCGCAAGGCGCTGATCTGGTTCCTGCTCCTCCCGTGGACGCTGTATGCGGTGGAATTGGGCCTCTGGATGTGGTTATTCGAGGCCTTCAATGCCGCCGTCACAGAAACGGTGTGAGTGAAAGGATACGGAGTTGGCCGGCAACCGGTTACAGGGTCTTAATCGCGCGTTGTCTTCACCCCTTCATCCGAATAGGGGATCGTCAGAAGCGGCCAAGTTCGCTAGACTGCCCTCTATGGCTACTCCACAACACTTCCGTCCCCGTATCTCTCGCCGTGTTCCGATTCATGGAACCGCCTTCTTTCTGAACCACGACACCCGCGGCCGTGGCTTTGTCTGGAACCTGTCGCCGAAGGGCTGCCGCGTCGATGCCGAGAAAACGGTTCCGGCAGGCACTGAACTGACCATCACGTTGCATCTCGACAAGGCCGAGGACAAGATCCACGTTCACCGCGCGGTGGTCGCTTGGAGCCGCGGGCAAGAGTTGGGGCTTCAAATCCGTGACATTGAGCTCCCTGAGGAGCGCCGCCTGAGTCGGTACCTTCGTCGCGCGCGATAACCCCATGCGTCAGATCAGCCGAATCGAGGACGACCAGACTCACACGTATGCTTGGCTCGTGCGCGTGCAACGCCGCAACCAAGTCCATCACCGTTACTTCAGCGACCGTGTGTATAGCGGGACGCGCCAGGCCCTGGTCGCTGCCACGGCGTACCGAGAGACGCTCCTGCAGACCCTGCCTGGACTGACACGGCAAGAAATCTGCCGAATCAGGAAGAAAAAGAATCGATCAGGAGTGTCAGGCGTGAGTCGGCACGAAGCCCCAGGCCGCACACCGACCAGCCCGCGCATGGCCTACTGGCTCGCGCAGTGGCCGATCGGCGAGGGACGCGCCACGAGGCGCAAGTTCGGCGTGAAAAAGTATGGAGAGGACGGCGCGTATCGTCGGGCACTTCAGGCACGGCAGCAGGCGCTAGGAACGCTCTGACCACCATCTTCTCGCAGGTGTGCTGTGACCTAGTGTGTTCAACGCGAGCGATCCTTCGCGTCGTACTCCTTCTGGTACGGCCTCATGATCCTTGCCCAGTTTCTTGCTTCTGTCACTTGTAGGGTCGTCCGTTGAGATGTAGACCAGTCACTCACTTGAGACGGATTCACGCCGCTGAGTGCGTCAGGTGATCGTCGAGGAGCGTCCTGCCGCTAGTCCTTCCACTGCAGCTGGTTCAACAGATCCGCGAGCCGCACTGCGGCTTTGGTGAGCTGGATATCCGCATTTACCTTGTGCTCTTGTAGATAGGCTCCCTTTGTCGCGGGAGCCACCACTCGACTCTGAACATGAACCGGCGGGTGGGGCCGTTTGGCGTCGAGAATCACACAACCGGAGTCGAGTTCAGAGGGAAAGACTCCCGCCGCGGCCACATGCACGGAATCGGTGGCCCATTGTTCAGGCCAGTGGTGGTAGTCGCCCTGCAGCCGAAACGCCTGGGAGGCAGGGTCTTGCATGCGCGCCTTCAGATGGTCCGCGACTCTCGCTACTGTTTTGTCGGTAGTCTTGCTCACACAGCCTTTGGCTCCCCCCACGACATCCACCAGGCAGTCATCCCAAATGGCGTGCAGGTTTTCATGCGTCGGTTTCGTTGGGCAGGTGGGGTTCGCGAGAAACAGCAATACATTCCCTCCGCGATCGTTCTTGCCATGTTGTTTGGTGACCTCGGTGGGTCCGTCAGCATGGTGGGATGAGAGAGCGTGTCGGCCGCCGTTGAGTAATAGCCGGAGGCCACATGCAGGGGCTGATGGATATCTTCGCTCAGGTGCAGCAGCCAACTAAGGGCTTGAAGCTTTGTGAAGGTGGCTGATTCGGTGCGGCCTTCGAGGATGTCCACACTCTGGTGGATCATGTGCACGACATCCGTTGTACTGGTAAACGGCAGGGCGGGGTCCGCGGGATCCGGATGAGCCAGGTCTGGGTAGTGCGCAGCCCCCGGCGGTAGATCCACGAAGTGCCAATTCGTATTGTCCGGATGGGCCGCGACGAACTGCCGCGCTTCCTCCATTTCAGCCGTTGAAAATCCTGGAATCGTGGCATGCGGGTTCTTCGTCAGCGCACGAATCTGGTCTGGCCAGACGGACAGACGCGCCAGGGTCCCCGGTGGAAGGTCGTTTCCCGTTTCTACAATCTTCGCGATAGATTTTGCCGTCGATGCGGTGAGGTGTCCTTGTACAGCTTCGGCAATCCCTCGGTGGCCCTCTTCTCCCCAGGCACCGACCTCTGAAGTCGTCACAATCACGTACAAGAGTGCGAAGAGTATTATCATGGCTGTTCCTCACGATGAATAAGGGGAATCATGGGTCATGTCCCACGATCTACTGAACGGTGAATCTTCTGCGCGGATCAACACGTTAGAAATTCAGTGTATTATGAAAAACTATGAGTGACGAGTGTATCTCAATCGATACAATGGTGCTGAGTCATCCCAGCTTGGAGAGGTATCCGATCGCTGAGCAGGAAATGCCGCCATCTAGCATTAAAGACTAGATGGCGGCCCAGGTGAGTCGGAGAACAATGTTCGAGGTGCTCTATGCGAATGAGGGATCGCGAAGTTATTTTTTCCCGAGAATGGCATCCTTCGCGGCTTTCGCGATTCGGAACTTCAGGACACGCTTGGCAGGAATCTTGATGGCGTCGCCCGTCTGGGGATTGCGCCCCATTCTGGCCTTCCGATTCTTGAGAACCAGCATGCCTAAGCCCGGTAGCTTAAACCCGTTCTTACTTTCTTTATAGGCCAGCGCGGCCAAGTCATCGAGAATCTGCGTGGCGGCTTTTTTTGTTAGGTGAGATTTCTCCGCGAGGTACTCCGCAATTCCGGCCTTCGTCATCGCCTTTGCCATGCTGTTATCCTCTCAGTGATGGAAGTTTCGCTTTTCTACTGCGTGGCCGAAAACAAGTCAAGAAGTAACGATTTTGGCATTGGAATAGGTGTTCATCCTCAATAGGATTCGAGACAGGCTTTTGTGCGACTGTGCGAGAGGGCCTAATTCGGCGGACAAACCATAGTCCCGTATGTCGATACTTTCATTTGCCGAGTACTATTCATCTTGAACCATTTCCGGAAAGCTCGCCATAAACGAATTCCCTAGGAGAAAAGGGATTGCTTTTCGATCAGAGGGAGTCTGAACCTCAACGGCTCTCCATTCCTCGGTCAAATCCCCAGTCATTTTCTTCTGAAGAATCACAACGAAACGTCGCTTTCTTGT
Proteins encoded in this region:
- a CDS encoding AP2 domain-containing protein, whose translation is MRQISRIEDDQTHTYAWLVRVQRRNQVHHRYFSDRVYSGTRQALVAATAYRETLLQTLPGLTRQEICRIRKKKNRSGVSGVSRHEAPGRTPTSPRMAYWLAQWPIGEGRATRRKFGVKKYGEDGAYRRALQARQQALGTL
- a CDS encoding HU family DNA-binding protein — its product is MAKAMTKAGIAEYLAEKSHLTKKAATQILDDLAALAYKESKNGFKLPGLGMLVLKNRKARMGRNPQTGDAIKIPAKRVLKFRIAKAAKDAILGKK